One Spirochaeta africana DSM 8902 genomic window carries:
- a CDS encoding serine hydrolase domain-containing protein: MQLRVIPLVAIVVLLVLAWATVVVGASLYRWGKAPLAPRGDTAAFARAARGYLEEHARGNAALLLLDNGSIAHQHYLGSEEDVGPDTLFQLASISKWVAAWGVLGLVEQGLVDLDAPVEQYLTRWQLPDSRYDHRGVTVRRLLSHSAGLTDRLGYQGFPDGQGLQTLEESLSGAADAADHADAGPVRVGRRPGSRWQYSGGSYALLELLVEEVTGQNFNAYMRQAVFLPLGMETASFSLEEAAATGVLAAHHGSDGALVAHRQFAATAPSSLHASAAELARFAAAHLPGPNGEPPGRGVLSPRLIDEMLAPQVTMFGIGLWGLGPILYDLRDSGHGVFGHDGHNSPGISTTLRIDRTDGSGIMVLGSGNPHLAMELGSEWYYWKTGSLDQAALGERLPRMAWIVLAGATAINLVAALLRYRKRR; encoded by the coding sequence TACGGCGGCCTTTGCCCGGGCAGCCCGGGGCTATCTGGAAGAGCATGCCCGCGGCAATGCCGCCCTGCTGCTGCTGGATAACGGGAGCATTGCCCACCAGCACTACCTGGGCAGCGAGGAAGATGTCGGACCGGATACCCTGTTCCAGCTGGCCTCTATCTCCAAGTGGGTGGCCGCCTGGGGTGTACTCGGTCTGGTCGAACAGGGCCTGGTGGATCTGGATGCCCCGGTCGAGCAGTACCTGACCCGCTGGCAGCTGCCGGACAGCCGCTACGATCACCGGGGGGTAACCGTCCGGCGACTGCTGAGCCACAGCGCCGGGCTGACCGACCGCCTGGGGTACCAGGGCTTTCCCGACGGCCAGGGGCTGCAGACCCTGGAGGAATCCCTGTCCGGGGCTGCCGATGCCGCCGATCACGCCGACGCAGGGCCGGTACGGGTCGGGCGTCGCCCCGGCAGCCGCTGGCAGTACTCCGGCGGCAGCTATGCCCTGCTGGAACTGCTGGTCGAGGAGGTTACCGGACAGAATTTCAATGCATATATGCGCCAGGCAGTATTTCTGCCCCTGGGTATGGAAACGGCAAGCTTCAGCCTGGAGGAAGCCGCTGCCACCGGAGTGCTGGCCGCGCACCACGGCAGCGACGGCGCGCTGGTGGCCCACCGGCAGTTTGCTGCCACGGCCCCCTCGAGCCTGCATGCCTCGGCGGCTGAGCTGGCCCGCTTTGCCGCTGCCCATCTGCCCGGCCCGAACGGGGAGCCCCCCGGGCGCGGGGTGCTCTCGCCCCGCCTGATCGACGAGATGCTCGCGCCGCAGGTAACGATGTTCGGTATCGGGTTGTGGGGGCTCGGGCCAATCCTCTACGACCTGCGGGATTCCGGGCATGGGGTGTTCGGCCACGACGGCCACAACTCCCCCGGGATCAGCACCACCCTGCGAATCGACCGCACCGACGGCAGCGGCATCATGGTACTCGGCTCCGGAAATCCGCATCTGGCGATGGAGCTCGGCAGCGAGTGGTACTACTGGAAAACCGGCAGCCTGGACCAGGCCGCCCTGGGTGAACGCCTGCCCCGGATGGCCTGGATCGTGCTGGCCGGTGCAACGGCGATCAATCTGGTTGCCGCCCTCCTGCGCTACCGCAAGCGGCGATAA
- a CDS encoding LacI family DNA-binding transcriptional regulator, whose translation MATIHDIARHTGLSAATVSRYLNGHPYVSKEAQLTIQLAIKELGYVPNDSARVLRSGQTRRIALVIEDAAHPFYSSLIAGVGAAAARLGHDILVQQVRGEAWHPGRLMQLVVTRAVDGVIIASELSPWSEYGDWLTDFPLVTCDQALQHADLPGVYIDHRQSTLDGLHHLYEQGARNILCLHTTPTSPCSSNTIRLTAFQEFAEGYPNAAIATQQVSDDLLHNGEEVFAAYTAGAFPFDAVFCGSDDLAAGILMAARKRGIAIPEQLKVLGFDDQPLAEVLGISTIHQPVRTMGERALEHLIQCTTSPGTHPRSIQIAYRLIHREST comes from the coding sequence ATGGCGACTATACATGATATTGCCCGGCACACCGGCTTGTCGGCAGCTACGGTTTCCCGGTATCTGAACGGCCATCCGTATGTGTCAAAGGAAGCACAGCTCACCATCCAGCTGGCGATCAAAGAACTGGGCTATGTACCCAACGACTCTGCGCGGGTACTGCGCAGCGGACAGACCCGCCGGATCGCGCTGGTAATCGAGGATGCGGCTCACCCGTTCTACTCATCCCTGATTGCCGGGGTGGGCGCCGCTGCCGCCCGGTTGGGCCATGATATTCTGGTACAGCAGGTTCGCGGTGAGGCCTGGCACCCCGGGCGACTGATGCAGCTGGTGGTAACCAGGGCAGTCGATGGGGTAATTATCGCTTCCGAGCTGTCCCCCTGGTCCGAGTATGGCGACTGGCTCACCGATTTCCCACTGGTAACCTGCGATCAGGCACTGCAGCATGCAGATCTACCCGGTGTGTACATCGACCATCGCCAAAGTACGCTCGACGGGTTGCATCATTTGTACGAACAGGGAGCCAGAAATATCCTCTGTCTGCACACAACCCCGACATCCCCCTGCAGCAGCAACACCATTCGCCTGACCGCCTTTCAGGAGTTTGCCGAGGGATACCCGAATGCTGCCATCGCAACACAGCAGGTTAGCGATGACCTGCTGCACAATGGCGAGGAGGTGTTTGCCGCTTACACCGCCGGGGCATTCCCGTTCGATGCCGTCTTCTGTGGTTCCGACGATCTGGCCGCTGGCATACTCATGGCTGCCCGCAAGCGGGGAATCGCCATACCGGAACAACTGAAGGTACTGGGATTTGATGATCAGCCCCTGGCCGAGGTGCTGGGGATATCGACGATTCATCAACCGGTCCGCACCATGGGCGAGCGTGCACTGGAACACCTGATCCAGTGCACCACCTCCCCCGGCACGCATCCCCGTTCGATACAGATTGCCTACCGCCTTATTCATCGCGAGTCGACCTGA
- a CDS encoding TetR/AcrR family transcriptional regulator: MPRGFTELEQRRIRARLQQAGRDILGRRGVRKTTIDELASAAGISKGSFYRFYTGKEALALELLAAWERGFHDGIAERFSTHAPQGREACAAQLAAVFLEDFPQQIAVSGIAGLFDPQEMAWLVQRARPADVQRMDEQDLRLFDRLRPLLAAAGVVPCVDDLEIVAALRLLFEAGTGMMGTVQGGPLTAAHYRQGFILLVEGLLQRCFSESGQGAARGDRNE; the protein is encoded by the coding sequence ATGCCGCGAGGGTTTACCGAGCTGGAGCAAAGGCGAATTCGTGCCCGGCTGCAGCAGGCCGGGCGGGATATCCTGGGCCGACGGGGGGTGCGCAAGACCACCATCGACGAGCTGGCATCTGCGGCCGGGATTTCCAAGGGGAGTTTCTACCGGTTCTACACCGGCAAGGAGGCGCTGGCACTGGAGCTGCTGGCGGCCTGGGAGCGCGGGTTTCATGACGGGATTGCCGAGCGGTTTTCCACGCACGCGCCGCAGGGGCGAGAGGCCTGTGCCGCGCAGCTGGCTGCGGTGTTTCTGGAGGATTTTCCGCAGCAGATTGCGGTTTCCGGGATTGCCGGGCTGTTCGATCCGCAGGAGATGGCCTGGCTGGTGCAGCGGGCCAGGCCTGCGGATGTGCAGCGGATGGACGAACAGGATCTGCGGCTGTTCGATCGACTCAGGCCGCTGCTGGCAGCAGCCGGGGTAGTGCCGTGCGTCGATGACCTGGAGATCGTGGCGGCGCTGCGGCTGCTGTTCGAGGCCGGCACCGGGATGATGGGCACGGTGCAGGGCGGGCCGCTTACGGCAGCGCACTACCGGCAGGGGTTTATCCTGCTGGTGGAGGGGCTGCTGCAGCGGTGTTTTAGCGAGTCGGGGCAGGGTGCTGCCCGGGGAGACAGGAATGAGTGA
- a CDS encoding MFS transporter translates to MLLYLLPFIDVLTEVGLATAYPQLKHIYNSPLQASSLIAVGPLAAVTTGWCWGPFVRRYGVKTGMVTALLIWSAALGGMSVLLAQYPAALLLRLLHGFGGAGMAAVPFIAAATRSTHTATQSRRMGRIELSASLGAISGPLVFGSAMVLSPRLALTGVAGTGMALFGTILLAVPRSQPPSREKPAKPATAVPVLQHMAPAILYAIIAACLLSALETLIPTAAESATDSALAGKIAAALFEAIVLAGILYQSRQIHPDTRAGGLLAIAFSCLLLSVVLPGEAWLPMVLLLILSGLWVGRMVAGGNQFAARRAQNAAARGMGLYSTIRISGSIIGPMLMNLPTAGLFATLAILCVIADITRTGIRQRRHCPEARQSRDLRDR, encoded by the coding sequence ATGCTGCTGTATCTGCTGCCCTTCATAGATGTGCTGACAGAGGTCGGGCTTGCTACCGCTTATCCGCAGCTCAAGCACATCTACAACTCACCGCTACAGGCCAGCAGCCTGATTGCAGTCGGGCCATTGGCTGCGGTAACCACCGGCTGGTGCTGGGGACCATTTGTTCGCCGCTATGGGGTCAAAACAGGGATGGTCACGGCACTCCTGATCTGGAGTGCCGCTTTGGGCGGCATGAGTGTCCTGCTGGCACAGTATCCCGCGGCACTGCTGCTGCGTCTGCTGCATGGCTTCGGTGGTGCCGGCATGGCTGCGGTGCCATTCATTGCTGCGGCAACCCGATCCACCCACACCGCCACGCAATCCCGTCGCATGGGCAGGATTGAACTTTCGGCCAGCCTCGGCGCCATCAGCGGGCCCCTGGTGTTCGGCTCCGCTATGGTCCTCTCCCCGCGCCTGGCGCTGACCGGGGTTGCCGGTACCGGCATGGCCCTGTTTGGCACCATCCTGCTGGCAGTACCGCGCTCGCAGCCCCCGTCCCGCGAAAAACCCGCCAAGCCCGCTACCGCTGTCCCGGTGCTGCAGCACATGGCACCGGCCATCCTGTATGCCATTATCGCAGCCTGCCTGCTATCGGCACTGGAAACCCTGATCCCCACCGCAGCCGAGTCTGCCACAGACTCGGCACTGGCAGGAAAGATCGCCGCAGCGTTATTCGAAGCCATCGTACTGGCCGGAATCCTGTATCAATCCCGGCAGATACATCCCGACACCCGTGCCGGAGGGCTACTGGCCATAGCCTTCAGCTGCCTGCTGCTGTCGGTGGTGCTGCCTGGCGAAGCATGGCTCCCGATGGTACTGCTGCTGATACTCAGCGGCCTCTGGGTCGGCCGCATGGTAGCAGGCGGTAATCAGTTCGCCGCCCGCCGCGCGCAAAACGCCGCCGCACGGGGTATGGGGCTGTACTCAACCATACGTATCAGCGGCAGCATCATCGGCCCCATGCTCATGAACCTGCCCACAGCCGGTTTGTTCGCCACCCTTGCCATACTGTGCGTCATCGCCGACATCACCAGAACCGGAATCCGGCAGCGCCGACACTGTCCAGAAGCTCGTCAATCCCGGGATCTTCGGGATCGATAA
- a CDS encoding ABC transporter ATP-binding protein, producing MSEYLIEVQGLGYRYSGASRDAVTGLGFAVLPGQIYGFLGPSGAGKSTTQKILYRLLPDYEGSVRLFGREVRDWDGALYDRLGIGFETPNLYAKLTGRENLQFALSMRREAGGAAADIGSAAERLGLGAALDSLTDTYSKGMRMRLAFLRAVLHRPPLLFLDEPTSGLDPLWAREVKDWILELRAAGTAIFLTTHSMELADELCDTVGFLADGQLVLQEPPDELKRRFGKPGVIVSGRDAAGAGLDIEVGYDDLLQQDLRARYGLQEISRVCNREVSLEEVFLQVTGQRLIPAGEGGS from the coding sequence ATGAGTGAGTACTTGATCGAGGTGCAGGGGCTGGGGTATCGCTACAGCGGGGCATCCCGCGATGCGGTGACCGGGCTCGGGTTTGCGGTGTTGCCGGGGCAGATTTATGGTTTTCTGGGCCCAAGCGGGGCCGGCAAATCGACCACGCAGAAGATCCTGTATCGGCTGCTGCCGGACTATGAGGGTTCGGTGCGGCTGTTCGGGCGTGAGGTGCGCGACTGGGACGGGGCGCTGTATGACCGCCTGGGGATCGGGTTCGAGACCCCGAACCTGTATGCCAAACTGACCGGGCGGGAGAATCTGCAGTTTGCGTTGTCCATGCGCCGGGAGGCCGGGGGTGCGGCGGCAGATATTGGCTCGGCAGCAGAACGGCTGGGGCTTGGCGCGGCACTGGACAGCCTGACCGATACCTACTCCAAGGGGATGCGGATGCGCCTGGCGTTTCTGCGGGCGGTGCTGCATCGCCCGCCGCTGCTGTTCCTGGACGAACCGACATCCGGGCTGGATCCGCTGTGGGCGCGGGAGGTCAAGGACTGGATACTGGAACTGCGGGCTGCCGGGACGGCGATATTCCTGACTACCCACTCGATGGAGCTGGCCGATGAGCTGTGCGACACGGTCGGGTTTCTGGCGGATGGGCAGCTGGTGCTGCAGGAGCCGCCGGATGAGCTCAAGCGCCGCTTCGGCAAGCCCGGGGTGATTGTCAGCGGACGGGATGCGGCCGGTGCTGGCCTGGATATCGAGGTGGGGTATGATGATCTGCTGCAGCAGGATCTGCGGGCCCGCTACGGGCTGCAGGAGATCTCCCGGGTGTGCAATCGTGAGGTCAGCCTGGAGGAGGTCTTCCTGCAGGTTACCGGGCAGCGGCTGATCCCGGCCGGCGAGGGAGGATCGTGA
- a CDS encoding serine hydrolase domain-containing protein, whose protein sequence is MKTSVTGLRILLVLLFASCLPLLSGQQPQIASLAGQYLESAPGGVVVGYYQHGQISWYAAGESGKPGMALSPDVYFEIGSITKAVIGTGLAALERDGVIAASRQVGELDARLPGELASRSLEELATHTSGLPRVRLGVRGLGRALVRHRDPYAGLDEAALLRDLDAVALDDPGEFRYSNMGYALLGHLLQESLESPFPVSISRDMDLPRPQGFTANGRRTPYWGFDAYAGAGGMLATPRELLAFTVQLLDPDSSQAAAALPRAEAGGERQIGLGWLIEPVGEDATLVWHNGGTGGFRSFAGAVPERDTAVVVLANSAVSVDPLARALVSGEDSLPEPESPGAFAWAMGILMPLLVLAYFFRVMLGLRYPQLQPRDALETTSGCTSALLSAAVWPIVAPAAIYTAWTGMLLAVLSVAGGVAGLGVVYHRRLPGSVSRHWWQGLARAAAAVGYGVLAVALVW, encoded by the coding sequence ATGAAAACTTCGGTGACAGGTCTTCGTATCCTGCTGGTGCTGCTCTTTGCCAGCTGTCTGCCGCTGTTGAGCGGGCAGCAACCACAGATAGCATCCCTGGCAGGGCAGTATCTGGAGTCAGCCCCGGGCGGGGTGGTGGTCGGGTATTATCAGCACGGCCAGATCAGCTGGTATGCCGCAGGGGAGAGCGGTAAACCGGGGATGGCCCTCAGTCCGGATGTGTATTTCGAGATCGGGTCGATTACCAAGGCGGTTATCGGTACCGGGTTGGCGGCCCTGGAGCGGGACGGGGTGATTGCTGCCAGCAGGCAGGTGGGTGAGCTGGATGCGCGGCTGCCAGGCGAGCTGGCCAGCCGGAGCCTGGAGGAGCTGGCAACCCATACCTCCGGGCTGCCGCGTGTTCGTCTGGGGGTGCGTGGGCTGGGGCGTGCGCTGGTGCGCCATCGCGATCCCTATGCCGGGCTGGATGAGGCGGCACTGCTGCGGGACCTGGATGCGGTCGCCCTGGATGATCCGGGAGAGTTTCGCTACTCCAACATGGGGTATGCCCTGCTGGGGCATCTGCTGCAGGAGTCCCTGGAGTCGCCGTTTCCGGTATCGATAAGCCGGGATATGGATCTCCCGCGGCCGCAGGGGTTTACTGCTAATGGGCGGCGCACCCCGTACTGGGGCTTCGATGCTTATGCCGGTGCCGGGGGGATGCTGGCTACCCCGCGCGAGCTGCTTGCGTTTACGGTGCAGCTGCTGGACCCCGACTCAAGCCAGGCGGCGGCTGCGCTGCCCAGGGCCGAGGCGGGGGGAGAGCGGCAGATCGGGTTGGGTTGGCTCATCGAACCGGTTGGCGAGGATGCGACCTTGGTGTGGCACAACGGTGGCACCGGCGGGTTTCGCAGCTTTGCCGGGGCGGTCCCGGAGCGGGACACTGCGGTGGTGGTGCTGGCCAACTCGGCGGTCAGTGTGGATCCGCTGGCCCGTGCGCTGGTAAGCGGCGAGGACTCTCTGCCGGAACCCGAATCCCCGGGGGCGTTCGCCTGGGCGATGGGGATACTGATGCCGCTGCTGGTGCTGGCCTATTTTTTCCGGGTGATGCTCGGTCTACGCTATCCGCAGCTGCAGCCCAGGGATGCCCTGGAAACCACCAGCGGATGTACATCGGCGCTGTTGTCGGCGGCGGTCTGGCCGATTGTTGCCCCGGCAGCCATCTATACTGCATGGACAGGGATGCTGCTGGCAGTACTGTCTGTCGCGGGGGGTGTCGCTGGCCTTGGTGTGGTGTACCACAGGCGACTGCCCGGCTCGGTGTCGCGCCATTGGTGGCAGGGGCTGGCGCGGGCAGCTGCGGCTGTGGGCTACGGGGTCCTGGCGGTGGCGCTGGTATGGTAA